A genomic window from Halorubrum trapanicum includes:
- a CDS encoding ATP-NAD kinase family protein encodes MHVGIAVNPVAGMGGRVGLKGTDGKVAEAVERGAEPRAPDRAKRMLDRLAAVAPETRVSVAADPMGESIVREAGFDPVRVVDPFDGEGAESAAPPEPTETTAAHTAAVVRAFAGIDGDGDSTEGRDPVDLVLFVGGDGTAADVADALEGTDVPMLGVPAGVKVYSSVFAVSPEDAAEVAASFSRTERREVMDIDEDAYREGEVNPTLRGVAHVPVAEDLQSSKQTASGTVESLAEGVAADIRERDGEGVTFVLGPGSTVGAIKEELGFDPSPIGVDVWRDGEVIAYDATEAEILDALGEENVVVVSPIGGQGFVFGRGNPQISPAVIRRCDLRIVASRAKLDDVRALRVDTDDPDLDAELAGWVRVRVGKFETRMMKIV; translated from the coding sequence ATGCACGTGGGGATCGCGGTGAACCCGGTCGCCGGGATGGGCGGCCGCGTCGGGCTGAAGGGGACCGACGGGAAGGTGGCCGAGGCGGTCGAGCGCGGCGCGGAGCCCCGGGCGCCCGACCGGGCGAAGCGCATGCTCGACCGGCTGGCCGCGGTCGCGCCCGAGACGAGGGTCTCCGTCGCCGCGGACCCGATGGGCGAGTCGATCGTCCGCGAGGCGGGCTTCGACCCCGTCCGCGTCGTCGACCCGTTCGACGGCGAGGGGGCGGAGTCGGCGGCACCCCCTGAGCCGACGGAGACGACCGCGGCCCACACCGCCGCGGTCGTGCGGGCGTTCGCGGGTATCGACGGGGATGGGGACAGCACGGAGGGGAGAGACCCCGTCGACCTCGTCCTGTTCGTCGGCGGCGACGGCACCGCGGCGGACGTCGCGGACGCGCTGGAGGGGACCGACGTGCCGATGCTCGGCGTCCCGGCCGGCGTGAAGGTGTACTCGTCGGTGTTCGCCGTGTCGCCGGAAGATGCCGCGGAGGTCGCCGCCTCCTTCTCGCGGACCGAGCGCCGCGAGGTGATGGACATCGACGAGGACGCCTACCGCGAGGGGGAGGTCAACCCGACGCTCCGCGGGGTCGCACACGTCCCGGTCGCGGAGGACCTCCAGTCGTCGAAACAGACCGCGAGCGGGACCGTCGAGTCGCTGGCGGAGGGCGTCGCGGCCGACATCCGCGAGCGCGACGGCGAGGGCGTCACCTTCGTCCTCGGGCCGGGATCGACCGTCGGCGCGATCAAAGAGGAGCTCGGCTTCGACCCCTCTCCCATCGGCGTCGACGTGTGGCGCGACGGCGAGGTGATCGCCTACGACGCGACGGAGGCGGAGATCCTCGACGCGCTCGGCGAGGAGAACGTCGTCGTCGTCTCGCCCATCGGCGGGCAGGGGTTCGTCTTCGGCCGCGGCAACCCCCAGATCTCGCCGGCCGTGATCCGGCGCTGCGACCTCCGGATCGTCGCCTCGCGCGCGAAGCTCGACGACGTGCGCGCCCTCCGCGTCGACACCGACGATCCCGACCTCGACGCGGAGCTCGCGGGGTGGGTCCGCGTCCGCGTCGGGAAGTTCGAGACGCGGATGATGAAGATCGTCTGA
- a CDS encoding molybdopterin-binding protein → MNAAVVTVGDELLVGDTENTNATWLCDRLDARGVAVRRVTVVPDEVSEIARVVNEYHAEYDAVVVTGGLGPTHDDVTMAGVAAAFGRDLAENEEAAAWLAERGYSGSDLAAETTHLPADCRPLPNEVGVAPGAVVESVYVLPGVPGEMKAMFDLVADEFAGTRTHVVTVDVDEPESELLDRFASLRERFDVRVGSYPGEVVTVKITAESEGEAERAAAWIRERTDAVEERSA, encoded by the coding sequence ATGAACGCCGCCGTCGTCACCGTCGGGGACGAGCTCCTCGTCGGGGACACCGAGAACACGAACGCCACCTGGCTCTGCGACCGCCTCGACGCGCGGGGGGTCGCCGTCCGGCGGGTGACCGTCGTGCCGGACGAGGTGAGCGAGATCGCGCGCGTCGTCAACGAGTACCACGCCGAGTACGACGCGGTGGTCGTCACCGGGGGCCTCGGCCCGACGCACGACGACGTGACGATGGCAGGGGTCGCGGCCGCGTTCGGGCGCGACCTCGCAGAAAACGAGGAGGCGGCCGCGTGGCTCGCCGAGCGGGGGTACAGCGGGAGCGACCTCGCGGCGGAGACGACGCACCTCCCCGCGGACTGCCGGCCGCTGCCGAACGAGGTCGGGGTCGCGCCGGGCGCCGTCGTCGAGTCCGTCTACGTCCTCCCGGGGGTTCCGGGGGAGATGAAGGCGATGTTCGACCTGGTCGCCGACGAGTTCGCGGGAACGCGGACCCACGTGGTCACGGTCGACGTGGACGAACCGGAGAGTGAACTGCTCGACCGGTTCGCGTCGCTTCGCGAGCGGTTCGACGTACGGGTCGGCTCGTACCCGGGCGAGGTCGTGACCGTGAAGATCACCGCGGAGAGCGAGGGAGAGGCGGAGCGCGCCGCGGCGTGGATCCGCGAGCGCACGGACGCGGTCGAGGAGCGGTCCGCCTGA
- a CDS encoding DUF5803 family protein — protein MNRRFALAAAAIALLAVSAGCLGYATGGGEVTNETLDAEPPREYEFDTDRDAAFTLSTDARYTAVYAVGDREEIRLYEQTPYAGDQPLEFEAFRYQYPDGEVITGSEFRARGGEIERTTDETWIRFADDMAGGKAAFSGAGSPRRFTMRAYVEGSYAVTLPPEFSTEFPVVGHVSPRDYSVETVGDRDRIVWDEVTSGSIVVQSYREGDLAVFGVILAVAVVAAIAGTLYFRRQLEALRQRRRDLGLGVYDDEDDDGWL, from the coding sequence GTGAACAGACGCTTCGCGCTCGCGGCGGCGGCGATCGCCCTCCTCGCGGTCAGCGCCGGCTGCCTCGGCTACGCGACCGGGGGCGGCGAGGTGACGAACGAGACGCTCGACGCCGAGCCGCCCCGCGAGTACGAGTTCGACACGGACCGCGACGCCGCGTTCACCCTCTCGACCGACGCGAGGTACACCGCCGTGTACGCGGTCGGCGACCGGGAGGAGATCCGGCTGTACGAGCAGACGCCGTACGCGGGCGACCAGCCCCTGGAGTTCGAGGCGTTTCGGTATCAGTACCCCGACGGCGAGGTGATCACGGGCAGCGAGTTCCGCGCGCGCGGCGGCGAGATCGAGCGGACGACCGACGAGACGTGGATCCGCTTCGCCGACGACATGGCCGGCGGCAAGGCCGCGTTCTCGGGCGCCGGGTCGCCGCGCCGGTTCACGATGCGCGCGTACGTCGAGGGGTCGTACGCCGTGACGCTCCCGCCGGAGTTCAGCACGGAGTTCCCGGTCGTCGGCCACGTGTCGCCGCGCGACTACTCGGTCGAGACGGTCGGCGACCGCGACCGGATCGTCTGGGACGAGGTGACGAGCGGCTCGATCGTCGTCCAGTCGTACCGCGAGGGCGACCTGGCGGTGTTCGGCGTCATCCTCGCCGTCGCCGTGGTCGCCGCGATCGCCGGCACGCTCTACTTCCGCCGGCAGCTGGAGGCGCTCCGACAGCGCCGCCGCGACCTCGGACTGGGCGTGTACGACGACGAGGACGACGACGGCTGGCTTTGA
- a CDS encoding DUF2110 family protein has product MVVLATKCYVEGDARERALDGMNSLVANDVGELDADWQVGVRDDEFVQVDVTGEDAPVARNVLAETWGEIVAHDGGLEAGEEYVGTLESWDDVGFTLDAGVDVFVPADELGLGVGSPEQVVERFGLVQHLPMRFVYGGDAGDPDAEPSRLADAERDRLYDWQRGDGRVNVNSATRGETRATVNRAGHAQDIVTVERLGLLEQSIVCAEGTDPPGLLAAIGSYLPAEMRCVV; this is encoded by the coding sequence ATGGTCGTCCTCGCAACCAAGTGCTACGTGGAGGGCGACGCCCGCGAGCGGGCGCTCGACGGCATGAACTCGCTCGTCGCCAACGACGTCGGCGAGCTCGACGCCGACTGGCAGGTGGGCGTCCGCGACGACGAGTTCGTCCAGGTCGACGTGACGGGCGAGGACGCGCCGGTCGCGCGCAACGTCCTCGCGGAGACGTGGGGCGAGATCGTCGCCCACGACGGCGGACTGGAGGCGGGCGAGGAGTACGTCGGCACCCTCGAGTCGTGGGACGACGTCGGGTTCACGCTCGACGCCGGGGTCGACGTGTTCGTCCCCGCCGACGAGCTCGGGCTCGGCGTCGGCTCGCCGGAGCAGGTCGTCGAGCGGTTCGGCCTCGTCCAGCACCTCCCGATGCGGTTCGTCTACGGCGGCGACGCCGGCGACCCGGACGCGGAGCCCTCCCGGCTCGCCGACGCCGAGCGCGACCGCCTGTACGACTGGCAGCGCGGCGACGGCCGGGTGAACGTCAACTCCGCGACACGCGGCGAGACGCGGGCGACGGTGAACCGCGCGGGCCACGCGCAGGACATCGTCACCGTCGAGCGGCTGGGGCTCTTAGAACAGAGCATCGTCTGCGCGGAAGGCACCGACCCGCCGGGACTACTCGCCGCCATCGGCTCGTACCTCCCGGCCGAGATGCGCTGCGTCGTCTGA
- a CDS encoding transcription factor, producing MAFEDLLNDPVIQKYLHELVGPTGMPVAAAPPDGEVTDEELAEELGLELNDVRRALFILYENDLATYRRVRDEDSGWLTYLWTFHYDNIPENLQEEMYRLLEALEEREEYERTHEFYLCEVCSIRFEFGEAMDFGFECPECGSPVEAMDNDRLRDAMDQRIEALRDELNVDVTG from the coding sequence ATGGCTTTTGAGGATCTACTGAACGACCCCGTCATCCAGAAGTACCTCCACGAGCTGGTGGGGCCGACGGGGATGCCGGTCGCGGCCGCGCCGCCCGACGGCGAGGTCACCGACGAGGAGCTGGCCGAGGAGCTGGGCCTGGAGCTCAACGACGTGCGGCGCGCGCTGTTCATCCTGTACGAGAACGACCTGGCGACGTACCGGCGCGTCCGCGACGAGGACTCCGGGTGGCTCACGTACCTGTGGACGTTCCACTACGACAACATCCCCGAGAACCTCCAGGAGGAGATGTACCGGCTGCTCGAGGCCTTAGAGGAGCGCGAGGAGTACGAGCGCACGCACGAGTTCTACCTCTGTGAGGTGTGTTCGATCCGTTTCGAGTTCGGCGAGGCGATGGACTTCGGCTTCGAGTGCCCCGAGTGCGGCTCCCCGGTGGAGGCGATGGACAACGACCGGCTCCGCGACGCGATGGACCAGCGCATCGAGGCGCTGCGCGACGAGCTCAACGTGGACGTGACCGGCTGA
- a CDS encoding PAS domain-containing protein has translation MGSESGPVVGGADSDGSAVTDSAPGDSRAPNQGRTETSSPGDDATVLLLMDADRDRELLAEALSDRYRIRAAADPAALDAEFDCCLLDAGAFEAIGDALDARRERAGPAFLPFVLLVGENARTQPTDRAWERVDDVIELPVARRALLTRVSNLIERRTTSLRLRRTVADLRLKERSMDEAPVGITLARAADGDDNPLVYLNEEFESLTGHGEERLGEDCRFLQGPDTSEETTDEIRAGLDEERPVDVDVLNYRANGQKFWNRLQIEPLRNEAGETTHFVGFQTDITDRKIRERRLEVMARVLNHNLRNKMNLISGYADLLRKGPDEESQRRALDVIAETAADLTGIAAAVQKVDETVSAPPLDAPIDLRDELIEIRNRTRSRYPEAEVTLALPDDDPIGVTVVGLPVAVAEAVENAVKHNDAPSPSVEVRVERRPPGWIAIEVADDGPGIPDHETQVLEAGETSLTHADRLGIWLMYWVVAKAGGEFDVDTGADGTTIRLEVPAHP, from the coding sequence ATGGGTTCGGAGTCGGGTCCGGTTGTCGGTGGCGCCGACAGCGACGGGTCCGCCGTCACCGACTCGGCCCCCGGCGATAGCCGAGCCCCCAACCAGGGGCGCACGGAGACGTCGTCACCGGGCGACGACGCGACGGTCCTCCTGTTGATGGACGCCGACCGCGACCGCGAGCTGCTCGCCGAGGCGCTCAGCGACCGGTACCGAATCCGGGCCGCGGCCGACCCCGCCGCGCTCGACGCCGAGTTCGACTGCTGTCTCCTCGACGCGGGCGCGTTCGAGGCCATCGGGGACGCGCTGGACGCCCGCCGCGAACGGGCCGGCCCCGCGTTCCTGCCGTTCGTGCTGTTGGTCGGGGAGAACGCCCGGACGCAGCCGACCGACCGCGCCTGGGAGCGCGTCGACGACGTGATCGAGCTGCCTGTCGCCCGGCGGGCGCTGCTCACGCGGGTCTCGAACCTGATCGAGCGCCGGACGACCTCGCTCCGGCTCCGACGGACCGTCGCGGACCTGCGGCTCAAGGAGCGATCGATGGACGAGGCGCCGGTCGGGATCACCCTCGCGCGGGCGGCGGACGGCGACGACAACCCGCTCGTGTACCTCAACGAGGAGTTCGAGTCGCTGACCGGCCACGGCGAGGAACGGCTCGGCGAGGACTGCCGGTTCCTTCAGGGACCGGACACCTCTGAGGAGACGACCGACGAGATCCGGGCGGGGCTCGACGAGGAGCGACCGGTCGACGTGGACGTCCTCAACTACCGAGCGAACGGGCAGAAGTTCTGGAACCGGCTCCAGATCGAACCCCTGCGGAACGAGGCGGGCGAGACCACGCACTTCGTCGGGTTCCAGACGGACATCACCGATCGGAAGATCCGCGAGCGGCGGCTGGAGGTGATGGCCCGGGTACTCAACCACAACCTCCGGAACAAGATGAACCTCATTTCGGGGTACGCGGACCTGCTCCGAAAGGGTCCCGACGAGGAGTCGCAACGCCGGGCACTCGACGTGATCGCCGAGACGGCAGCGGACCTCACGGGGATCGCGGCCGCCGTCCAGAAAGTCGACGAGACGGTCTCCGCGCCCCCGCTCGACGCCCCGATCGACCTCCGCGACGAGCTGATCGAGATCCGGAACCGGACCCGCAGTCGCTACCCGGAGGCCGAGGTGACCCTGGCGCTTCCGGACGACGATCCGATCGGGGTGACGGTCGTCGGCCTCCCCGTCGCCGTCGCGGAGGCGGTCGAGAACGCCGTGAAACACAACGACGCGCCGTCGCCGTCTGTCGAGGTGCGCGTCGAGCGCCGTCCGCCGGGGTGGATCGCGATCGAGGTCGCGGACGACGGCCCCGGGATCCCGGACCACGAGACGCAGGTGCTGGAGGCGGGCGAGACGTCGCTGACCCACGCCGACCGGCTCGGCATCTGGCTCATGTACTGGGTCGTGGCGAAGGCGGGCGGCGAGTTCGACGTCGACACCGGCGCGGACGGGACGACGATCCGGCTGGAGGTCCCGGCGCACCCCTGA
- a CDS encoding ATPase domain-containing protein has protein sequence MTSPTAERASTGVAGLDEVLSGGLIPARSYMVRGQAGSGKTILSFHFLQQGVDEGETALFVNLEEDLRDLKANAAALGFDTDAIEFLDLSPNAEAFVEDESYEVFEPAEVEREPLTDRIVEGVTEVDPDRVVVDPLTQLRFLLSDDYQFRKQVVGFMRFLKDQGATVLFTVQNTESLPTDDLEFITDGTIRLDAAEYGKTISVPKFRGSATQSGDHAYRVTDSGIEVYPALQPGQRDRDLEFEQISSGIPEVDQLLHGGIERGTVTIVSGPTGVGKTTLSTQFMKEAAGRGERSVIYLFEENRETFLTRSRAVNIPVDEMLERGTLQVNEVEALERSPQEFARMVRDEVEERGADIVMVDGISGYRLTLRGGDDQMLQQMHALGRYLKNAGVTGIFVDETRNVTGEFHATMENISYLADNIVFLRHLEVDGEIRKAIGVLKKRTSDFERTIREFKITEHGITVGEPMSGLRGILSGAPEIVDRERRGAERDDRDE, from the coding sequence ATGACATCGCCAACGGCCGAGCGAGCGTCGACGGGGGTCGCCGGGCTCGACGAGGTACTGTCCGGGGGCCTCATCCCCGCGCGGAGCTACATGGTCCGCGGGCAGGCCGGGAGCGGCAAGACGATCCTGAGCTTCCACTTCCTCCAGCAGGGCGTCGACGAGGGAGAGACGGCGCTGTTCGTCAACCTCGAAGAGGACCTCCGGGACCTGAAGGCGAACGCGGCCGCGCTCGGCTTCGACACCGACGCGATCGAGTTCCTCGATTTGAGTCCGAACGCCGAGGCCTTCGTCGAGGACGAGTCGTACGAGGTGTTCGAGCCCGCGGAGGTGGAGCGCGAGCCGCTGACCGACCGGATCGTCGAGGGCGTGACCGAGGTCGATCCCGACCGCGTCGTCGTCGACCCGCTGACCCAGCTCCGCTTCCTCCTGTCCGACGACTACCAGTTCCGGAAGCAGGTGGTCGGGTTCATGCGATTCTTAAAGGATCAGGGGGCGACGGTGCTTTTCACCGTCCAGAACACGGAGTCGCTGCCGACGGACGACCTGGAGTTCATCACGGACGGGACGATCCGGCTGGACGCGGCGGAGTACGGCAAGACGATCAGCGTGCCGAAGTTCCGCGGGTCGGCGACCCAGAGCGGCGACCACGCCTACCGGGTCACCGACTCCGGCATCGAGGTGTACCCCGCGCTCCAGCCCGGACAGCGCGACCGGGACCTCGAGTTCGAACAGATCTCCTCGGGGATCCCGGAGGTGGACCAGCTGCTCCACGGCGGGATCGAACGCGGCACCGTCACCATCGTGAGCGGGCCGACCGGGGTGGGGAAGACCACCCTGAGCACGCAGTTTATGAAGGAGGCCGCGGGCCGCGGGGAGCGCTCCGTCATCTACCTCTTCGAGGAGAACCGGGAGACGTTCCTCACCCGGTCGCGCGCCGTCAACATCCCGGTCGACGAGATGCTGGAGCGGGGGACCCTCCAGGTGAACGAGGTGGAGGCGCTAGAGCGGTCGCCGCAGGAGTTCGCGCGGATGGTCCGCGACGAGGTCGAAGAGCGGGGCGCCGACATCGTCATGGTCGACGGCATCTCCGGCTACCGGCTGACGCTCCGCGGCGGCGACGACCAGATGCTCCAGCAGATGCACGCGCTCGGTCGGTACCTCAAGAACGCGGGCGTGACGGGGATTTTCGTCGACGAGACGCGGAACGTCACGGGCGAGTTCCACGCGACGATGGAGAACATCAGCTACCTCGCGGACAACATCGTCTTCCTCCGGCACCTGGAGGTCGACGGCGAGATCCGCAAGGCGATCGGCGTCTTAAAAAAGCGGACGAGCGACTTCGAGCGCACGATCCGCGAGTTCAAGATCACGGAACACGGGATCACCGTCGGCGAGCCGATGTCCGGGCTCCGCGGCATCCTGAGCGGCGCGCCCGAGATCGTCGACCGGGAGCGGCGCGGGGCGGAGCGCGACGACCGCGACGAGTAG
- a CDS encoding tRNA (cytidine(56)-2'-O)-methyltransferase → MNDAREVVVLRYGHRPGRDDRMTTHVGLTARALGADRVIFPDNAGQSAETVRDITGRFGGPFAVELRDDQKAIVRNFEGVVVHLTMYGERVQDVEADVREAVGLDEPEVVGEASPPRDLLVVVGGEKVPWALYERADFNVGVTNQPHSEVAGLAVFLDRLFEGAELDREWADADRRVVPEATGKTVVDAEGGAADDDGSDPADPN, encoded by the coding sequence ATGAACGATGCGCGCGAGGTCGTCGTCCTCCGGTACGGCCACCGGCCGGGGCGCGACGACCGCATGACGACGCACGTCGGGCTCACGGCGCGGGCGCTCGGCGCGGACCGGGTGATCTTCCCCGACAACGCCGGTCAGTCGGCGGAGACCGTCCGCGACATCACTGGTCGGTTCGGCGGGCCGTTCGCGGTCGAGCTCCGCGACGACCAGAAGGCGATCGTCCGGAACTTCGAGGGGGTCGTCGTCCACCTCACGATGTACGGCGAGCGCGTCCAAGACGTCGAGGCGGACGTCCGCGAGGCGGTCGGCCTCGACGAGCCCGAGGTTGTCGGAGAGGCGTCGCCGCCGCGCGACCTCCTCGTCGTGGTCGGCGGCGAGAAGGTGCCGTGGGCGCTGTACGAGCGCGCCGACTTCAACGTCGGCGTGACGAACCAGCCGCACTCCGAGGTCGCCGGGCTCGCCGTCTTCCTCGACCGCCTGTTCGAGGGCGCGGAACTCGACCGCGAGTGGGCGGACGCCGACCGCCGGGTGGTGCCCGAGGCGACCGGAAAGACGGTCGTCGACGCGGAGGGAGGGGCCGCAGACGATGACGGCTCCGACCCCGCCGATCCGAACTGA
- a CDS encoding phosphoribosylaminoimidazolesuccinocarboxamide synthase encodes MTSVKEFRVDEPATADGLGRGRFVFTDAYSVFDWGQMPDAIPNKGASLCAMGAFNFELLEREGIPTHYRGVADPNRDADAAGEGEPDIVPLDEATAPPTEMAIDLAQVPDLPYEGPHAGYDYDAFHAAGGENYLVPLEVVFRNRVPVGSSLRRRADPADFGLDDLAGADGEWPDEPVDLPEPVVEFSTKYEQQDRYLTRAEADEIAGVADVDALESLARDVNRVVTERAEAAGFVHEDGKIECLYRDGELRVADVVGTFDENRFSYGGRGISKEVVRQWYKANDPDWVEAVKTAKESVAGRDIDDWRELCDESPDPLPPAVVDAVSDLYAAGTNAYTGREWFDVPDIEAALDSVDDL; translated from the coding sequence ATGACGAGCGTCAAGGAGTTCCGCGTCGACGAGCCGGCGACCGCCGACGGGCTCGGCCGGGGGCGGTTCGTCTTCACGGACGCCTACTCGGTGTTCGACTGGGGGCAGATGCCCGACGCGATCCCGAACAAGGGCGCGAGCCTCTGCGCGATGGGCGCGTTCAACTTCGAGCTGCTGGAACGCGAGGGGATTCCGACCCACTACCGAGGGGTCGCGGATCCGAATCGGGACGCCGACGCGGCCGGCGAGGGCGAGCCCGACATCGTCCCCCTCGACGAGGCGACCGCCCCGCCGACCGAGATGGCCATCGACCTGGCGCAGGTGCCGGACCTCCCGTACGAGGGGCCCCACGCCGGCTACGACTACGACGCCTTCCACGCGGCGGGCGGGGAGAACTACCTCGTCCCGCTCGAAGTGGTGTTCCGCAACCGGGTTCCAGTCGGGTCGAGTCTGCGAAGGCGGGCCGACCCCGCGGACTTCGGCCTCGACGACCTCGCCGGGGCCGACGGCGAGTGGCCGGACGAGCCGGTCGACCTCCCGGAGCCCGTCGTGGAGTTCTCGACGAAGTACGAGCAGCAGGACCGCTACCTGACCCGCGCCGAGGCCGACGAGATCGCGGGCGTCGCCGACGTCGATGCGCTGGAGTCGCTCGCGCGCGACGTGAACCGCGTCGTCACCGAGCGCGCCGAGGCGGCCGGCTTCGTCCACGAGGACGGGAAGATCGAGTGCCTCTACCGCGACGGCGAGCTCAGGGTCGCCGACGTGGTCGGCACCTTCGACGAGAACCGGTTCTCCTACGGCGGCCGCGGGATCTCGAAGGAGGTCGTCCGCCAGTGGTACAAGGCGAACGATCCCGACTGGGTCGAGGCCGTGAAGACGGCGAAGGAGTCGGTCGCGGGCCGCGACATCGACGACTGGCGCGAGCTCTGCGACGAGTCGCCCGACCCGCTGCCGCCCGCGGTCGTCGACGCCGTCTCGGACCTGTACGCCGCCGGGACGAACGCCTACACCGGCCGCGAGTGGTTCGACGTCCCCGACATCGAGGCGGCGCTGGATTCGGTCGACGATTTATAA